In one Nocardia tengchongensis genomic region, the following are encoded:
- a CDS encoding DUF1272 domain-containing protein, whose protein sequence is MRDCGFTYGGPALICSYECTFCESCGRTMDYVCPNCGGELVARPRRLEES, encoded by the coding sequence CTGCGAGATTGCGGATTTACCTATGGGGGTCCCGCACTCATCTGCTCATACGAGTGCACCTTCTGTGAATCGTGTGGTCGAACAATGGATTACGTCTGTCCCAACTGCGGTGGCGAATTGGTTGCCAGGCCGCGACGATTGGAAGAATCGTGA
- a CDS encoding RDD family protein translates to MTYPNNPYPQQQPGYGYPPADQPAPGYGAPQPGYAAPPPGYGAPQSPYGAPQPAYGAPQQPAYDAPQPAYGAPQPGYGAPQPAYGAPQPGYGAPQTPYGAPQPAYGAPQPGYAPFGGYGAQYASWGARVGATIIDGLIFAVPSWILQIVAGAAGRSKPDCTVTSTYHTYCTGGGYNAFGWILMLLATAVGFGGWLYMRYLEGTTGQTIGKKVVGIRVIRESDGQPTGFGLAVGRGFAHFADMLTCYLGYLWPLWDEKKQTFADKIVSTIVVKA, encoded by the coding sequence TTGACTTACCCGAACAACCCGTACCCGCAGCAACAGCCGGGGTACGGCTACCCGCCCGCCGACCAGCCCGCCCCGGGCTACGGCGCGCCCCAGCCCGGTTACGCGGCCCCGCCGCCCGGCTACGGGGCTCCCCAGTCGCCTTACGGCGCACCGCAACCCGCGTACGGGGCGCCCCAGCAGCCGGCCTACGACGCACCGCAGCCTGCCTACGGCGCTCCGCAGCCCGGTTACGGCGCGCCGCAACCCGCGTACGGCGCTCCGCAGCCCGGATACGGTGCGCCCCAAACTCCTTATGGCGCACCGCAACCCGCGTATGGCGCACCCCAGCCCGGCTATGCTCCGTTCGGGGGATACGGGGCACAGTATGCGAGCTGGGGAGCACGGGTCGGCGCGACCATCATCGACGGGCTGATCTTCGCAGTGCCGTCCTGGATCCTGCAGATCGTCGCGGGCGCCGCGGGACGGTCGAAGCCGGATTGCACCGTCACCAGCACGTACCACACGTACTGCACGGGCGGCGGCTACAACGCCTTCGGCTGGATCCTGATGCTGCTGGCCACGGCCGTCGGCTTCGGCGGGTGGCTGTACATGCGCTACCTGGAGGGCACCACCGGCCAGACCATCGGCAAGAAGGTCGTCGGCATCCGCGTGATCCGCGAAAGCGATGGTCAGCCGACCGGTTTCGGCCTGGCGGTCGGCCGGGGATTCGCGCACTTCGCGGACATGCTGACCTGCTACCTCGGTTACCTCTGGCCGTTGTGGGATGAGAAGAAGCAGACCTTCGCCGACAAGATCGTGAGCACGATCGTCGTCAAGGCTTAA